The Bernardetia sp. ABR2-2B DNA window AAACTTAAATCTCAACCTCAAATTTAATCCAAAAAATGAAAAATATATTTATTATCAACGCACACGAATATTATCCTTTTGCAGAAGGCAAGTTAAACAATTCTTTTACTGAAAAAGCAAAAAACTACTTTGAAGAAAAAGGATATAATATCAGAGTTACGACAATGAAAGACGATTATGATGTCGAGCAAGAAATTGAGAATCATCTTTGGGCTGATGTTGTTTTCTTGCAAAGTCCTGTAAATTGGATGGGACACCCTTGGAGCTTCAAAAAATATGCTGATATGGTCTATACAACAGGAATGATGGGCAGATTGTGTCAGAATGATGGGCGAAGTGCCGACGAACCAAAGAAAAATTATGGGACAGGTGGAATGCTAGGAGGTAAAAAGTATATGCTTTCACTTACTTTCAATGCGCCAAAAGAAGCTTTTAATGATAAAAATGAATATCTTTTTGGTGGAAAAAGTGTAGATGATTTGTTTTTTCCAACGCACATGAATTTTAGGTTTTTTGAAATGACTCCATTAGAAACATTTGCTAGTTATGATGTCATGAAAAATCCTGAAATTGAAAATGATTTTGTTCGTTTTGAGAAACATTTGGAAAAACATTTTCCTGCTTTAGTGATGGAGACAAAATAATTTCATTTGTTTCTAATTCTTGAATTGTAAAACTGCTTGACTAAACTTGATTTGGTTAAGCAGTTTTTATTCAATCTATTTTTTTTGTTAAATTCTAATCAAATTATCAAAAAAATAACTACCAAAAATTCATATTTCTTCGTAACTTCGTCGAATGGAAAATTATGTAGTTTCGGCACGAAAATATCGCCCAGATACGTTTGATGCTGTCGTCGGACAATCGCACATTACGGATACTCTCAAAAATGCAATTCGCTCTAGCCAACTTGCACAGGCTTTTCTGTTTTGTGGCCCTAGAGGTGTAGGTAAAACTACCTGTTCTCGTATTTTGGCAAAGACAATAAACTGCTTGAATATTACAGAAGATACTGAGCCGTGTGATGAGTGTACTTCGTGTAAATCTTTTAATAGTGGTAACTCGCTTAATATTAGTGAGTTAGATGCAGCTTCGAATAATTCTGTTGAAGATATTAGAAACCTAATTGAGCAGGTTCGTTATCCTCCACAGGCAGGGAAAAAGAAAGTTTATATTATTGATGAGGTTCACATGCTTTCAAATCAAGCCTTTAATGCTTTTTTGAAGACGTTGGAAGAGCCTCCTTCGTATGCTATTTTTATTTTGGCGACGACCGAAAAACACAAAATCATTCCTACTATTCTTTCTCGTTGTCAGATTTTTGATTTCAATAGAATACAGCCTAATGATGTAGCTCGTCATTTAGAAAAAATTGCTATCAATGAAAAGGTAGAAGCTGAAGAAGAAGCACTACAACTTATCGGAAGAAAAGCTGATGGTGCGCTTCGTGATGCACTTTCTATTTTTGATATGTTGGTTACTTTTTCGCCTGACAGAAAGCTAACTTATACCCGTGCTATTGATAATCTTCACGTTCTAGATTATGATTATTATTTCAGATTGACTGACGCTTTTTTGAACAGAAATCATACAGATGCGTTATTGATTTTTGATGAAATACTAAAAAAAGGCTTTGACGGGCATAATTTTGTAGTTGGTCTTTGTGAACATTTACGTGATTTATTAGTAGCTAAAGATGCTGCAACAGTTACTTTATTAGAACTTTCAGAATCGATAAAAGAAAAGTATAAATCACAGGCTGCTAATTCGTCTTTTTCTTTTTTGATGTCAGCTCTCAACTTGGCTTCTGCTTGTGAGTTGGGTTATAAAAATAGCAAAAACCAGCGTCTTCATGTAGAAATGACACTTTTGAAACTTTCTCATGTGATGGCTGCGCTTTCTATTCCTCAACTGGTAGAAGATTTAAAAAAAAAAGATTAACTAAATCTCAAAATTCATCACAAGAAGAAAGCTCTAGTTCTTCTAAAAAAATAGCTGTAAACCCTGCATTAGCAAAAAATACAGAGGATACTCCTTGGAAAAAAACGCCAAAGGTAACTACCAACATAAAGCCTAAGAAAAAGAAAGAAGCTACTGAAATCAAAATAGAAGAAAAACAAGAAAGCGAAAAGGTAATAAGTGCATCAGCCGACCGAACTTCTAGTTTTGATACTGCAAAAGCTCAAAAAGTTTGGAAAGAGTTTTTCAAAATGAGTCCTTCTAGCTTTGCGCCTACACTCATAAATATAAAAATAAAAGTAGAAGAATCGCCAATTATCAAAGTAGAACTGCTCAATAATATTGCGCTGCGTTCCGAATTTTCTGCCATCAGAATCGCTCTAAATCCATATTTGGCCAATAACTTGGATAATGATTTTATTAAAATTGAAATCATAGACCAAAAGTTAGAGAAGCAAATAGCTGTGAAGTCTTTATCTGAACAAGAAAAATTAGATGTTTTGGTAAAAGAATTTCCTTTGATAAATGAGGCAATGAGAAGATTTGGTTTAAAATTAGAAAACTAAATGACAAATAAAAATCTATTTTCCTATAAGCCAGAAAATTCAAATCAAAAAATTTGGCAAGTTTACCCTGACCCAAAAAGTGAATTTATAGTTTTGGAGATTAGAGAGAAGCAAAAACAAAAATATATATCTCAACTTCTAGTTTTAGATACAGAAAAAGAAAAAGTTTTTGCCATTGCAGAAATGGAAGCTACTCAAACGCTCGTTAATTTTTTTGATAAGACAATTTTACTTTCAGAAATTGATTTTCAAAATGAAATGCCAATTGCAAAAGGTTTACAGGCTTTGAATATGGATTTTGAAACGATTTGGGAGCTTGAAGAAGTGAGTTATTATGGTATTTGGGAAGAGAAACATCAAACTCAAAATATTGAAAAGGTTATTTTTTCTTTGCAAGAAAATTATTATTCTGTACCTCTAAAACTAGATGCCAATTCAAGTAAAGAAGAAGTAGAAGCCAGTCAAGAAAACTATAATAATCTACAATCTAAAATTAAACAATACTTCTACTCTACTCAAGAATATTCAACAAATCACATAAATTACAAAGATATTGCAAGTTTTATCTTAGAAAAGGCAAAGCATAAAGTAAAAGAATCTATTTTTTACGTAGAAAATGATAACTATTTGGTTTGTAGTTTTTTAGTGGAATATAAGGAAAATAAGTTTAAAAATTATTTGCTCTGTACAGATAGAAAAGGAATTATACAAACTTATTTTCTTATAAAAGATATAGAAAAAGAAGGCAAAAAAAATCCACAAGAATTGATTTTAATGAAAAACAAAATCTTGTGGATAGATGAAAATGAATTTCATTTTTTAAGCATTTAAAAGTCATACTTTCTTTGCTTCTGACTTCTAAAATCTAACTTCTGACTTTGTTTTGTATCAGTTGCTCTAAAGTCTTTATCATATAATAACGCTTTTCAGACGACAAATGACTTCCAAATTTAATCTGTTTTTGTCCTTCCAAAACAATAGACTGTGTGACGGTATTTCCTCCTTTTCTAGAACTAGAAACACTTTTATGTTCACTTATACTATTTATATCTTTCCAGTCAAAACGTTTGTGTAGTCCTATTTTACCGACTCCTGTAAAAATATGTCCTCCATTACTATCTAATGTAACTTCTGTTTTTCCTATTACACTCATGATAGCGATTCCCCAAAAAAAGACAGCACCTAAAAGAAAAGGAATACCAAACAGAGACGTTATAGGATTGAACTCGCCAGACATGATTTGAGATCCGTAAATACCACCCAAAGAACCTCCTGACCAGACGACCATAAAAGGAACAAGAAAAAATGCAGACCATGAGCGAGTATAAGCTCCAATCTGAACACCATTAGGCAGATGATTTATGTAAGCTCCTTTTGGTGGATTATTTATATCAAAATTACTATTACCTTTTCCTTCAAATTTCTTTTGAATAGATGTATTATGCAAACTTGCTTCCTCATACATCGACTGACGAGCTATATCATAATCATAATTTTTTGAGCTAGACTGTGAGGAAGAAAAGTCATTTTTTTGAGGTGCTACATGAGCTGAAATACTAAAAATATTTCCACAACTCTGACACCCTGCAATATCTTTTTGAATATTTATGGCATCTCTAGGGATTTTTATTTGACAGCTTGGACAGTTCATGAGTGATAAGTAAATTTGGTTGTAAGATTTGATTCTATCATAATTTACGTAAAAATTATAGAAGTAGTTTTGATTACTTTTTATTATAAAAATAAAGTGCTAAAAACAACCAACCTAAAATTAATAAAAATCCTCCAATAAAAGCAAAAATACCTATCTTGGAGCTTGAGGTAGAAGATAAATAAAGTGAGCCAGACAGAAGAAGTGTTCCAAAAAGGTGTAAGTTCCCTGCCCAAATCAAACTTGTATTCGATTTTTTAGAATCGTTTGCATCAGTTTCAACTGAATCTGTTTTTATCAAAAATCCTATTAAAATAATAGAAAGCGAATGGGCAAAATGATAAATGAGAGCTGTCTGAAAAATTTCTAATCTGATATCAGAAAAATGTGTAATAAAACCTCCGACTCCGACTGCTAAAGCTCCCAAAATTGCGCCCCAAAATATAAAATTATTTTTCATTTTAAATAAATTTTCTGTTACTGATTATTTGTTTTAAAAAAAAAAAACTGCCAAAAATACCCAACCTACAATCAATAAAACCCCACCAATAGGCGTAATTGCGCCCAACCATTTTATATTTGTGAGGCAAAGCAAGTAAAGCGTTCCTGAAAAAATAAGTATTCCAAAAAGATGTAAATTTCCTGCCCAAGTCAAGAGTTTAGATGATTTTTCTGAATTTTTTAAGCCTAATTGCATCAAAATTCCTATCAAAATAATAGAAAAAGAATGATAAAAATGGTATTTAGAAGCTGTTTGAAAGGTTTCTACCTGACCAATAGCAATGAGCCAATCTTTCAAAGCATGTGCGCCAAAAGCTCCAATTCCTACTGCCAAAGCTCCCAAAATTGCGCCCCAAAATATAAAGTTGTTTTTCATCGTTTAAAAATTAATGTTTCAGTTTAATAGGCAAATATCGACAAAATAAACGCCGATAATCACTCTTATTCTTCAAAAAATGTTATGATTTTAGCTCAAATTTTTGTATATTAGTTATTCTAATTAGCAAACTTAACTTAGGAGTTATTTGTTAGATTATACCCAAAATCACTAAAACATAAGTTTCTCTTTACCCTTATTTTTCAATTATGGATAATCAAAATATAGCTTTGCTCAAATCGACTTTTGAGAATGCAGCTCTTAAAGATGGAAATGGCAATGAGGTTTGGTCTGCCAGAACATTACAAACTCTCTTGAAATACTCAAAGTGGGAAAATTTTGAAAGAGCTATTGCAAAAGCACAAACTGCTTGTATAAATAGTGAACAAGATGTAGATTTTCATTTTTTGAGAAAGGACAAAAAGGTGAAAACAGGAGTTAGTTCTCGTATGAAAATGGATTACCTACTTTCTCGTTATGCTTGTTATTTGATTGCTCAAAATGGAGATTCACGTAAGCAAGAAGTAGCCTTTGCTCAAACCTATTTTGCACTTCAAACTAGAAAAGCAGAATTACTTGAGGAAGAAATTCAAAGCAGAGAACGTTTGCGTCAACGCAGAATTTTGGCAAAAAATGAATTTGAGCTTTTTCAGATTGCTGATGAAAGAGGAGTGAGTAAGGCAGGTTTTCAGCGCATCCGAAATGAAGGAGATAAAACGCTTTTTGGAGGAACTTCTCCAAAAGAAATTAAAGAACAAAATGAAATTCCACAAGACAGAAATGTATCTGATTTTATGCCAGCCGTAACAATTGGTTCGAAAAACCTAGCTACTCTTTTTACAAAATTCAAAGTCAGTACAGACCCAAAAATAAGAGGAGAAGAATCAATAAAAGATACACATACCAATTCGAACCAGACCATTAGGGAAGCTTTTGAGAAAGAAACAGGAATAAAACCAGAAGATTTGCCAATGGAAGAAGACCTCAAAAAAGTAAGAGACAAGCTAAAAAACGAAGAAACGACTCTTTTTGGCTTTAAAATCACACTTGGTAAGAAGAAAAAGTAGTTGAGTCTATAAAATAAAATTATTAGTTTAGTCTAAACTATTCTTTATTTTATCTAATTTTTATGGAATAAGAATAGTTTTTTTATGTGAATTTTTATATATTTAAGAAAGTTAATTGTTCTAAAACCACTTTTTAGATAGTTAATTTAATTAACTTTTTCTTAATTTTGTACTTCTCTATTTTTATAAAGTAATTTGACTTTAATTCTATTTTACTCTTTCTTATCAAAAATATATGCGTTTTCCCCTTTTATTAGTAGTTCATTTACTGATAATTTTTTTTCTTGGTTTTTTCAAAAATATAGCTTTAGGGCAACAAAATTCTGTTTCTCCTGTTTCCCCCTCTGTGCTTTTTACGCA harbors:
- a CDS encoding NAD(P)H-dependent oxidoreductase, with the protein product MKNIFIINAHEYYPFAEGKLNNSFTEKAKNYFEEKGYNIRVTTMKDDYDVEQEIENHLWADVVFLQSPVNWMGHPWSFKKYADMVYTTGMMGRLCQNDGRSADEPKKNYGTGGMLGGKKYMLSLTFNAPKEAFNDKNEYLFGGKSVDDLFFPTHMNFRFFEMTPLETFASYDVMKNPEIENDFVRFEKHLEKHFPALVMETK
- a CDS encoding DNA polymerase III subunit gamma/tau produces the protein MENYVVSARKYRPDTFDAVVGQSHITDTLKNAIRSSQLAQAFLFCGPRGVGKTTCSRILAKTINCLNITEDTEPCDECTSCKSFNSGNSLNISELDAASNNSVEDIRNLIEQVRYPPQAGKKKVYIIDEVHMLSNQAFNAFLKTLEEPPSYAIFILATTEKHKIIPTILSRCQIFDFNRIQPNDVARHLEKIAINEKVEAEEEALQLIGRKADGALRDALSIFDMLVTFSPDRKLTYTRAIDNLHVLDYDYYFRLTDAFLNRNHTDALLIFDEILKKGFDGHNFVVGLCEHLRDLLVAKDAATVTLLELSESIKEKYKSQAANSSFSFLMSALNLASACELGYKNSKNQRLHVEMTLLKLSHVMAALSIPQLVEDLKKKD
- a CDS encoding DUF423 domain-containing protein, whose product is MKNNFIFWGAILGALAVGVGGFITHFSDIRLEIFQTALIYHFAHSLSIILIGFLIKTDSVETDANDSKKSNTSLIWAGNLHLFGTLLLSGSLYLSSTSSSKIGIFAFIGGFLLILGWLFLALYFYNKK
- a CDS encoding DUF423 domain-containing protein; protein product: MKNNFIFWGAILGALAVGIGAFGAHALKDWLIAIGQVETFQTASKYHFYHSFSIILIGILMQLGLKNSEKSSKLLTWAGNLHLFGILIFSGTLYLLCLTNIKWLGAITPIGGVLLIVGWVFLAVFFF
- the dinD gene encoding DNA damage-inducible protein D — its product is MDNQNIALLKSTFENAALKDGNGNEVWSARTLQTLLKYSKWENFERAIAKAQTACINSEQDVDFHFLRKDKKVKTGVSSRMKMDYLLSRYACYLIAQNGDSRKQEVAFAQTYFALQTRKAELLEEEIQSRERLRQRRILAKNEFELFQIADERGVSKAGFQRIRNEGDKTLFGGTSPKEIKEQNEIPQDRNVSDFMPAVTIGSKNLATLFTKFKVSTDPKIRGEESIKDTHTNSNQTIREAFEKETGIKPEDLPMEEDLKKVRDKLKNEETTLFGFKITLGKKKK